One window of the Pedobacter ginsengisoli genome contains the following:
- a CDS encoding SusC/RagA family TonB-linked outer membrane protein yields the protein MRKTIRNVYSPFWPMTKKVLVATVINTVLLSAQSTPASALIVKSSVFNVKQAVITGTVHDETGKPLPGVSVIVKGTTTGSITDEQGKYSINAPDNATLVFTYIGYTKVELPVGGKTVLDINLTPDQTSLNELIVVGYGTQKKETVTGSISQVKGTDLVKSPQPNLSNALAGRFSGVVINNRGGEPGYDGSSITIRGQATTGSNAVLVVVDGVPGQIGGLERLDPNDIESVSVLKDASAAIYGNRAANGVILVTTKKGKTGKPTISYSFNQGFSSPTRLPKLADAATYAQIMNEINYYASESGGLNQSYSEEQIQKFRDGSDPILYPNTDWAKTVLKKSALQNQHSLSVNGGTDDVKYYMSLGMIDQDGIYKNGVTNYKQYNFRSNIDANVSKRLKVGLSIAGREENRKFPITGANDLFRSLYRSKPIVAAFYPNGLPTRGIEGSNPAVLVTDLGGTSNNPTQVINAILRGSYQIPGIEGLSADGFFSVDKSNVFVKTFNKPYLLYEYQASNNTYTSGTYGGNNNKATLKESQKRESLITSNIKLNFERSFGLHEINAFVGYEQSKNNLEFFDADRFNYLSNQLPELSQGGTASTDFLNSGYSSNYTRQSIISKLAYTYDSKYLFEGQLRRDGSSIFAPGKQWGTFPSVSAGWRINKEKWFGDNVKFFDELKLRASYGSLGNDNVNAFQYYDNYTLVGNGFVAQAPGGAATIQPGVGLSKLANPNITWEVSKKLDIGINATFLKNFTFEAIYFKQKRSDILAARNASLPGSSGIVNPFNDGSSNYNPLVPSENIGKVNSEGFEGTLGYTHRGNEFNWGVSGNMTYAKSEVIFIDEASGTLDYQKKTGRPLNSYLLYNAIGIFRTQADLDNNPHVSGAKIGDLIYEDYNRDGVLNADDMSMAKYGNIPQITYGFNFNASYKNFDLSVLFAGQARVSQYVLPESGSIGNFYSSWADNRFSPSNPNGSFPRVTERAGNAISGGAYKNNFWLNNSSFLRLKNVELAYNLKGDFLSKIKVSGVRIFASAFNLFTITKVKDYDPEGSSESGQFYPQQRIINLGANVKF from the coding sequence ATGAGAAAAACTATACGAAACGTATATTCTCCGTTTTGGCCGATGACAAAAAAAGTGCTTGTTGCAACAGTAATAAACACAGTACTGCTTTCGGCGCAGTCGACACCAGCATCAGCGCTGATAGTAAAATCCTCAGTATTTAATGTTAAGCAAGCTGTGATTACAGGAACGGTGCACGATGAAACGGGCAAACCTTTACCTGGAGTAAGTGTAATTGTGAAAGGTACAACCACGGGATCTATAACAGATGAACAAGGTAAGTACAGTATAAATGCTCCCGATAATGCTACTTTAGTATTCACTTATATTGGCTATACAAAAGTAGAATTGCCTGTTGGCGGAAAAACTGTATTAGATATTAATTTAACTCCCGATCAGACTTCTTTGAATGAACTGATTGTTGTTGGCTATGGTACTCAAAAGAAAGAAACGGTAACCGGATCTATCTCGCAGGTAAAAGGAACTGATTTGGTTAAAAGTCCGCAACCCAACCTATCCAATGCCCTGGCAGGAAGATTTTCTGGTGTGGTAATCAATAACAGAGGAGGAGAACCGGGATATGATGGCTCTAGCATCACCATCCGTGGACAGGCTACAACTGGCAGCAATGCAGTGCTTGTAGTAGTAGATGGTGTTCCCGGACAAATTGGAGGGTTAGAACGTCTCGATCCTAATGACATTGAAAGTGTGTCGGTGCTGAAGGATGCTTCGGCAGCCATCTATGGTAACCGCGCTGCCAATGGAGTTATCCTGGTAACTACAAAAAAAGGTAAAACAGGTAAGCCTACAATAAGCTATAGCTTTAATCAGGGTTTCAGTTCGCCAACTCGTTTGCCAAAACTTGCTGATGCAGCAACGTATGCACAGATTATGAATGAGATTAATTATTACGCAAGCGAATCCGGTGGTTTAAACCAATCCTATTCAGAAGAGCAAATTCAGAAATTCAGAGATGGTTCTGATCCGATTCTTTACCCAAATACAGACTGGGCCAAAACTGTGCTTAAGAAATCAGCTTTGCAAAATCAGCACAGCTTGTCTGTAAACGGGGGAACCGATGATGTAAAATATTACATGTCTCTTGGTATGATCGATCAGGACGGGATTTATAAAAATGGAGTTACCAACTATAAACAATACAATTTCAGGTCAAACATTGATGCAAATGTAAGTAAGCGTTTAAAAGTAGGATTATCAATTGCCGGCCGAGAAGAGAACCGTAAATTTCCGATAACCGGAGCCAATGATCTTTTTAGATCACTTTACCGCTCTAAACCTATTGTAGCTGCATTTTATCCAAATGGATTGCCAACAAGAGGAATAGAAGGTTCAAACCCTGCGGTATTGGTAACAGATCTGGGTGGTACCAGCAATAATCCTACACAGGTGATTAACGCCATTTTAAGAGGTAGTTATCAGATACCTGGTATTGAAGGTCTTTCGGCTGATGGATTTTTCTCGGTAGACAAATCAAATGTGTTTGTCAAAACCTTTAATAAACCTTATTTATTGTATGAATATCAAGCATCGAACAATACGTACACTTCAGGAACCTATGGAGGAAACAACAATAAGGCTACTCTAAAGGAGTCTCAGAAACGTGAGTCATTGATTACTTCTAACATTAAACTAAATTTTGAGCGTAGCTTTGGTTTACATGAAATTAATGCCTTTGTGGGGTATGAACAAAGTAAAAATAACCTTGAATTTTTTGATGCTGATCGTTTTAATTATCTGTCAAACCAATTGCCTGAGCTTTCTCAGGGAGGAACTGCATCAACAGATTTTCTTAACTCTGGTTACAGTTCAAATTATACCCGTCAGAGTATAATCAGTAAATTGGCATACACTTATGACAGTAAATATCTATTTGAAGGTCAGCTGCGTCGTGATGGGTCATCCATCTTTGCACCTGGCAAACAATGGGGTACTTTTCCATCAGTTTCTGCGGGATGGCGCATCAATAAAGAAAAATGGTTCGGTGATAATGTGAAATTTTTCGACGAACTGAAGTTAAGAGCTTCTTATGGCTCATTGGGTAATGATAATGTAAATGCATTCCAGTATTACGACAATTACACTTTAGTAGGTAATGGCTTCGTGGCGCAAGCACCTGGTGGGGCTGCAACTATTCAACCAGGAGTTGGTTTATCAAAACTTGCTAATCCGAATATTACCTGGGAAGTGTCAAAAAAACTGGATATAGGAATTAATGCAACATTCCTGAAGAATTTCACATTCGAGGCGATCTATTTTAAGCAAAAAAGGTCTGATATCCTTGCAGCGCGTAATGCATCTCTTCCTGGATCGTCAGGTATAGTGAATCCTTTTAATGATGGTAGTTCAAATTATAATCCTCTGGTTCCTTCCGAAAATATCGGTAAAGTAAACAGTGAAGGTTTTGAGGGTACATTGGGTTATACACACCGAGGGAATGAATTTAATTGGGGTGTTTCAGGTAATATGACTTATGCTAAAAGCGAGGTCATCTTTATTGATGAAGCATCTGGAACCCTGGATTATCAAAAGAAGACTGGCAGACCATTGAACAGCTATCTGTTGTATAATGCCATAGGTATTTTCCGCACGCAGGCTGATCTGGATAACAATCCTCATGTTTCAGGAGCAAAAATAGGTGACCTGATCTATGAAGATTATAATCGTGATGGTGTGCTAAACGCAGATGATATGAGCATGGCAAAATATGGTAACATTCCTCAGATTACTTATGGCTTTAACTTTAATGCCTCTTATAAAAATTTCGATTTGTCGGTATTGTTTGCCGGACAGGCAAGGGTAAGCCAATATGTATTGCCTGAATCAGGTAGTATAGGTAATTTTTATAGTAGTTGGGCCGACAATAGATTTAGCCCTTCTAATCCAAATGGATCTTTTCCAAGAGTGACCGAACGTGCAGGTAATGCAATTAGTGGAGGTGCCTATAAAAATAATTTCTGGTTGAATAATTCTTCATTCCTGCGTCTTAAAAATGTAGAGCTTGCTTACAACCTGAAAGGAGATTTTTTATCAAAGATCAAGGTCTCGGGAGTGAGGATATTTGCAAGTGCTTTTAACTTATTCACGATCACTAAAGTAAAAGATTATGATCCTGAAGGAAGTAGTGAAAGTGGACAGTTTTATCCGCAACAAAGGATCATCAACTTAGGTGCAAACGTTAAATTTTAA
- a CDS encoding RagB/SusD family nutrient uptake outer membrane protein gives MKYKYSIPVFILVSGVLALSSCKKDFLDVTATDRIPTNTLETDTAVFEAFVTNSYIGTRLQDKEADGTNPGFGRGFEYSMWSSLTDESIYNNDDNTWLVQRGQLAPENLGALGVLWGRSYRGIRECNYALKVLTTIQMSVARKTRLEGELKFIRAFRYQDLIRNYGKVVLVGDQVLGLTDNLQDPALFKRATIKEGIDYVAAQLDDAAAKLPLNNDNNWLLGRATKGAALALKSRLLLYAASPLYEAAGTWQTAVTAAQQVISLNKYGIYQGGYGNMFLINESNEAIFERVYTKNANHTHLEIANGPNGYGGWAGNTPTQNLVDAYYLTNGQPANDSNPLYNSAKPYENRDPRFKATILYNGAAYRERNIETFIPGGKDSRDGNDNWNTTKTGYYLKKFMNDAYPLQNPWGNAGFQPWIYIRYAEVLLNFAEAANEAYGPDVVPAGSTFSARQAINMIRSRASVNMPDLATGMNQTDMRTAIRHERQIELAFEEHRFYDVRRWKIADVTENQPSRGVIITKNSDGTFTFTPKIALDGRKFETKHYWLPIPRAEILASGNQLQQNPNY, from the coding sequence ATGAAGTACAAATATAGCATACCAGTTTTTATTTTAGTAAGCGGTGTACTGGCACTGAGTTCATGTAAAAAGGATTTTCTGGATGTTACAGCAACAGACCGGATCCCAACAAATACTTTGGAAACAGATACCGCAGTATTTGAGGCTTTTGTAACCAATAGCTACATTGGAACAAGGCTACAAGATAAAGAAGCAGACGGAACAAATCCTGGATTTGGACGTGGCTTTGAATATAGCATGTGGAGTTCATTAACTGACGAGTCCATATATAATAATGATGACAATACCTGGTTGGTACAAAGGGGTCAGTTAGCTCCTGAAAACCTGGGAGCTCTGGGCGTATTATGGGGCAGAAGTTATCGTGGTATTCGTGAGTGTAATTATGCCCTCAAGGTGCTTACTACCATACAAATGAGTGTAGCACGTAAAACCAGACTCGAAGGCGAGTTAAAGTTTATCAGGGCATTTCGTTATCAGGATCTGATCCGTAACTATGGAAAGGTAGTGCTTGTAGGAGATCAGGTACTCGGTTTAACAGATAACCTTCAGGATCCTGCACTGTTTAAACGTGCAACCATTAAAGAGGGGATTGATTATGTAGCAGCACAGCTTGATGATGCTGCGGCCAAACTGCCATTAAACAATGACAATAATTGGCTGTTGGGTAGGGCTACAAAAGGCGCTGCATTGGCACTTAAATCTAGATTATTACTATATGCTGCCAGTCCTTTGTATGAAGCTGCAGGTACCTGGCAAACTGCTGTAACTGCTGCACAGCAGGTGATTAGCCTGAACAAGTATGGAATCTATCAGGGAGGTTATGGTAATATGTTCCTTATTAACGAAAGTAATGAAGCCATATTTGAACGTGTTTATACCAAAAATGCCAATCACACTCACCTGGAAATCGCTAACGGACCAAATGGCTATGGCGGTTGGGCAGGAAATACGCCAACACAGAACCTGGTAGATGCTTATTACCTAACCAATGGGCAACCTGCAAATGACAGTAACCCATTGTACAATTCTGCTAAACCTTATGAGAACCGCGATCCGCGTTTTAAAGCAACCATTTTATATAATGGTGCAGCATACCGAGAGCGTAACATAGAAACATTTATTCCTGGTGGAAAGGATAGTAGAGATGGTAATGACAACTGGAATACTACAAAAACCGGTTATTATCTTAAAAAATTCATGAATGATGCCTATCCTTTGCAAAATCCATGGGGTAATGCAGGTTTCCAGCCATGGATTTATATCAGATATGCAGAAGTTCTGCTCAATTTTGCCGAAGCTGCAAATGAAGCGTATGGCCCTGATGTTGTACCTGCCGGATCAACCTTCTCGGCTCGCCAGGCTATCAATATGATAAGGTCAAGGGCTAGTGTAAACATGCCGGATCTTGCAACCGGAATGAACCAGACTGATATGCGTACCGCCATCAGACATGAACGTCAGATAGAACTTGCGTTTGAAGAACATCGTTTCTATGATGTTAGAAGGTGGAAAATAGCAGATGTAACCGAAAATCAACCTTCACGTGGTGTGATCATCACTAAAAATAGCGATGGAACTTTCACTTTTACACCTAAAATAGCACTTGATGGACGTAAATTTGAAACCAAACATTACTGGTTACCAATTCCGCGGGCCGAAATTCTTGCCTCAGGTAATCAATTGCAACAAAATCCGAACTACTAG
- a CDS encoding glycoside hydrolase family 35 protein, whose protein sequence is MKILNLICLSAVLILLCGCSKNKIAHTFELADNDFLLDGKPFQIVSGEIHYPRVPREAWRDRMKMARAMGLNTIGTYVFWNVHEPEKNVFDFSGNNDIAEFVKIAQQEGLWVILRPSPYVCAEWEFGGYPYWLQNEQGMKVRSQEKQYLEEYRKYIHEVGKQLAPLQVNHGGNVLMVQIENEYGSYGADKEYLKINREMFIDAGFDGLLYTCDPQKDIKNGFLPGTLPAINGQDNPAIVKKVIRELNNGKGPFFIAEWYPAWFDWWGTPHHKVPAEQYTGKLDSVLGAGISINMYMFHGGSTRAFMNGANYRDSVPYEPQISSYDYDAPLDEAGNATDKFMKFRAVIEKHLPVGTKLPAVPASKPAVALETIHFSAESSIYDYLEKSKQSIQPLTFEDLNQAYGYVLYRTVINEGKSGILKIDGLRDYGLVYINGKRHGILDRRLNQDSLMIDLPKGKVTLDILVENMGRINFGPFLLQNKKGITGKVSLAGTVLKSWEMFSLPFDKQPVKKTDTNVFRQEGPMLKYAEFELNNVQDTYLDMRKWGKGVVWVNGHNLGKYWSIGPQQTIYLPAEWLKKGKNQIVVLDLIKTDQRSLTSLDKPILDQVK, encoded by the coding sequence ATGAAAATATTGAATTTAATCTGCTTGTCAGCAGTATTGATACTACTATGCGGTTGCAGTAAAAATAAGATAGCACATACTTTTGAACTTGCTGATAACGACTTCTTACTCGATGGAAAACCTTTTCAGATTGTATCTGGTGAAATACATTATCCTCGTGTACCCAGAGAGGCATGGAGGGATCGGATGAAAATGGCAAGGGCCATGGGACTTAATACCATTGGAACTTATGTGTTCTGGAATGTCCACGAACCCGAAAAGAATGTTTTTGATTTCTCAGGGAACAATGATATCGCTGAATTTGTAAAGATCGCACAGCAAGAAGGGCTGTGGGTAATATTACGACCTAGCCCATATGTATGTGCAGAATGGGAATTTGGAGGGTATCCATATTGGCTTCAAAATGAACAGGGTATGAAAGTGAGGAGCCAGGAAAAACAATACCTGGAAGAGTACAGGAAATACATTCACGAGGTGGGTAAGCAACTTGCTCCATTGCAGGTTAACCATGGAGGTAATGTGCTCATGGTACAGATTGAAAATGAATACGGCTCTTATGGCGCAGATAAGGAATATCTGAAGATTAATCGCGAGATGTTTATTGATGCTGGGTTTGATGGATTACTGTATACATGTGATCCACAAAAAGATATCAAAAACGGTTTCCTTCCCGGAACACTTCCGGCTATTAATGGACAAGACAATCCGGCAATAGTTAAAAAGGTAATCAGGGAATTAAATAATGGTAAAGGTCCGTTTTTTATAGCTGAATGGTATCCGGCATGGTTTGATTGGTGGGGCACACCGCACCACAAAGTTCCGGCTGAACAGTATACCGGTAAACTCGATTCAGTGTTAGGTGCAGGTATTTCCATCAATATGTACATGTTTCATGGAGGCAGTACACGCGCATTTATGAATGGCGCTAATTATCGTGATAGTGTACCTTATGAGCCTCAGATCAGTAGTTATGATTACGATGCACCACTTGACGAAGCAGGTAATGCAACCGATAAATTTATGAAATTCAGGGCAGTTATTGAAAAGCACCTGCCTGTAGGTACCAAGTTACCGGCTGTTCCTGCCTCAAAGCCAGCTGTAGCACTAGAGACTATTCATTTTTCTGCCGAAAGTAGTATTTATGATTACCTGGAAAAATCGAAGCAAAGTATTCAGCCCCTAACATTCGAAGATCTGAATCAGGCTTACGGATATGTACTTTATCGCACAGTTATAAATGAAGGAAAGTCAGGGATACTTAAAATAGATGGCTTAAGGGATTATGGGTTGGTCTATATTAATGGTAAAAGACATGGCATTCTGGACAGAAGGTTGAATCAGGATAGCCTTATGATAGATTTGCCTAAGGGTAAAGTTACCCTTGATATATTAGTAGAAAATATGGGGAGAATTAATTTCGGGCCATTTTTACTTCAAAACAAAAAAGGGATTACTGGCAAGGTTAGTTTAGCAGGTACAGTCTTAAAGTCATGGGAAATGTTTTCGTTGCCTTTTGATAAACAACCGGTTAAAAAGACTGATACTAATGTTTTCAGACAGGAAGGCCCTATGTTGAAGTATGCAGAATTTGAACTTAATAATGTGCAGGATACCTACCTGGATATGCGAAAATGGGGCAAAGGTGTGGTATGGGTAAATGGCCATAATCTTGGAAAGTATTGGAGTATTGGCCCTCAGCAAACAATTTATCTGCCAGCAGAATGGCTGAAAAAAGGGAAGAATCAAATAGTTGTACTCGATTTGATCAAAACTGATCAGCGATCCCTTACCAGTCTTGATAAGCCAATTTTGGATCAGGTTAAATAA
- a CDS encoding DUF2652 domain-containing protein: protein METKGLLFIPDISGFTRFVTESEINHSRMIIQELLELLINANQIGLEVSEIEGDAILFYKFGEPPELEVLYKQVEKMFCLFHKSLMSYDRRKYCQCNACTSAANLSLKVITHYGEFTGYNVKNFSKLIGKDVIVAHQLLKNDIKQHEYWLVTNGLLQDNAPADFKEWMNWNDSMKQTETGEIYFHYTQLSQLKNEIADDPLPPLNLSGKKKICTVSKTYETDIITLFHASGAFEYRHLWWDGVKKVEGLQHFLPRVGMKSTWTLNNGETLYYSNSYSYTDDRIEFSEMNDKGDQIIYFTLIKVAPNETNLTIDIYKTSNWITNLISKLSNQKEQGPILQKSLEKIVPLLKDIHL, encoded by the coding sequence ATGGAAACAAAAGGTCTGCTTTTTATCCCTGACATTAGCGGTTTCACTCGATTTGTAACTGAATCAGAGATTAACCACAGCCGCATGATTATACAGGAATTACTTGAATTGCTTATTAATGCAAATCAAATAGGGCTTGAAGTTTCTGAAATAGAGGGTGATGCAATTCTTTTTTACAAATTCGGAGAACCTCCGGAACTTGAAGTATTGTATAAACAGGTAGAAAAAATGTTTTGCTTGTTTCATAAAAGTCTAATGTCTTACGACCGAAGGAAGTATTGTCAATGTAATGCCTGTACTTCTGCCGCGAATCTTTCATTGAAGGTAATTACCCATTATGGTGAATTTACAGGATATAACGTAAAGAATTTTAGCAAACTGATTGGCAAAGATGTTATTGTTGCTCATCAGCTTTTAAAGAACGATATAAAGCAGCATGAATATTGGTTGGTTACCAATGGTCTTTTGCAGGATAATGCTCCGGCTGATTTTAAAGAATGGATGAACTGGAATGACAGCATGAAGCAAACGGAAACCGGAGAGATTTACTTTCATTATACACAACTAAGCCAATTAAAAAATGAAATAGCAGATGACCCTTTACCTCCTTTAAACCTTTCAGGAAAAAAGAAAATATGCACTGTTTCAAAAACATATGAAACTGACATTATCACACTATTTCATGCCTCTGGTGCGTTTGAGTATCGCCACCTCTGGTGGGACGGTGTAAAAAAGGTGGAAGGACTTCAGCACTTTTTACCGCGGGTAGGTATGAAAAGTACATGGACATTAAACAATGGAGAGACCCTTTACTATTCAAATAGCTACTCTTATACTGATGATAGAATTGAATTTAGTGAGATGAATGATAAAGGTGATCAGATCATATACTTTACCCTGATAAAGGTAGCTCCTAACGAAACAAATCTTACCATAGACATTTATAAAACCAGTAACTGGATAACAAATCTTATTTCAAAATTATCAAATCAAAAGGAACAGGGGCCTATTCTTCAAAAATCACTTGAAAAAATAGTTCCCCTGTTAAAAGATATTCATCTATAA
- a CDS encoding RNA polymerase sigma factor, producing the protein MFQPGKQNADEDNLLLAQVAVGNEQAFNQIYHKTNKNIYNAVMAYVKNEHTAIELVQQVYIKFWNNRKKLKDVRSLKDYLFIIARNLTLDHFKKVTIETAFFAELTSRENYPVNSIDERIEQIEYDKLLMNALQQLPPQQREAWLLVNEHELSYAEVAVKMNISKLTVKRHLELGRKSVRGYLKSHIYTIVTVPFVVISTIFFR; encoded by the coding sequence ATGTTCCAACCGGGTAAGCAAAATGCTGATGAAGACAATTTATTGTTAGCGCAAGTAGCAGTTGGTAATGAGCAAGCTTTTAACCAAATATACCATAAAACCAATAAGAATATTTATAATGCTGTAATGGCTTATGTAAAAAATGAACACACTGCTATTGAGCTGGTGCAACAGGTTTATATCAAATTTTGGAACAATCGTAAAAAACTAAAGGATGTAAGAAGTTTGAAAGATTACCTTTTTATTATTGCCAGGAATTTAACCCTTGATCATTTTAAAAAGGTAACTATAGAAACGGCTTTTTTTGCGGAGTTAACATCGAGAGAAAATTATCCTGTAAATAGCATAGATGAAAGGATAGAGCAAATTGAATACGATAAATTGCTAATGAATGCACTTCAGCAATTGCCCCCTCAACAGAGGGAGGCATGGCTTTTAGTTAATGAACATGAACTTAGCTATGCTGAAGTTGCTGTAAAAATGAACATCTCTAAATTAACAGTAAAAAGGCATTTGGAGTTGGGCCGCAAAAGTGTGCGCGGTTATCTCAAATCACATATTTATACCATAGTAACAGTTCCTTTTGTTGTTATTTCAACTATTTTTTTTCGCTAA
- a CDS encoding outer membrane beta-barrel family protein → MKLTIKITLLLIISIVQTNLLLAQNTPDEYQIKGLIVDSASHGYLPFATVRIKTKTGTVIKAIASDKDGKFTINASGPLNYQLSFLVLGYYSKTISLDLSKKETKEIDLGTIYLAEQLKTLNNVVITGERPMISQKADRIIYDLKADPESKVNSVLDMAPKIPYITLDGQNNILLKGNSSFKVLINGRPSASLEGNLTAILKSMPASTIEKIEVITIPPSKYDGEGLAGIINIIVSKKISDGYNGSLNINESLPAGGPGAGGSVTVKNGNFAISAFGGANLNNNPQTTYKGNRLSYGNAINRLLQKGLQKSDNKTGYFGTELSYSIDSLNLLSGQFNLNGGRSSGFISQSSELSSGAELLQGYDLLNYNKGKNYGVDAAINYQIGSKKIKDQLLTFSYQYSNNAAKRNGDIDLSNLINYDQKDYKQYDHQQFHENTFQLDFTTTVKRVNIEAGLKSILRSSSSDFDYNTFNDLNGQFESDPEFSNRYTNSQNVFSAYNSYRYALKAWSIIAGIRVEQTVIRGDFVNDATVANQNYFNAFPSIAINKNFKDQSSLSFGFSQRIRRPSIKRLNPYIDRSNPLFESTGNPNLRPVLLNDIQANYGNNKKLSINVGLNYSFMNNLDLQVVNFDPITQITRTTYENTGESSSLGANLSISYPISNTYKVGLNGNAMYLWLAGNPDGISVTNDLLMYSLSISNSFDLNQGWRLNATLNGMSNSPTGLQGTTNGYVSTSFSISKELITNKLSLGARFNNPFVKYRNNNSTSFGKEFSQSYTSRDYFQNCAFSLNYNFGRLKGGVNKTRRNITNNDIAN, encoded by the coding sequence ATGAAATTAACCATCAAAATAACGTTATTACTTATTATTTCAATAGTTCAAACCAACTTATTACTTGCACAGAATACACCAGACGAATACCAGATTAAAGGATTGATCGTCGATTCTGCAAGTCATGGTTATTTGCCCTTTGCAACTGTTAGGATCAAAACCAAAACGGGGACCGTCATTAAAGCTATAGCCTCTGACAAAGACGGAAAATTTACCATTAATGCGTCTGGCCCTCTAAACTATCAGCTTTCCTTTCTTGTTCTGGGTTATTACTCAAAAACAATTTCATTGGATTTGTCTAAAAAAGAAACGAAAGAGATTGATCTTGGTACTATTTATCTAGCAGAACAGCTTAAAACACTAAATAATGTGGTCATCACCGGGGAAAGACCAATGATCAGCCAAAAGGCCGACCGGATCATTTACGATTTGAAAGCCGATCCTGAAAGCAAGGTGAATAGTGTGTTAGATATGGCACCTAAAATCCCATATATTACTCTGGATGGGCAGAATAACATTCTTCTCAAAGGGAATTCAAGCTTTAAAGTTTTGATTAATGGCAGGCCTTCTGCAAGCTTAGAAGGTAATCTGACTGCAATACTGAAAAGTATGCCTGCATCTACTATAGAAAAAATAGAGGTGATTACAATTCCTCCCTCAAAATATGATGGAGAGGGATTGGCTGGAATCATCAACATCATTGTTAGTAAAAAGATTAGTGATGGATATAATGGTTCTCTTAATATAAATGAGAGCCTTCCGGCTGGAGGGCCAGGTGCCGGTGGATCGGTTACTGTAAAAAATGGAAACTTTGCAATTTCGGCTTTTGGAGGTGCAAACCTGAACAACAACCCGCAAACCACTTATAAAGGTAACAGGCTAAGTTATGGCAATGCAATAAACAGACTTTTACAAAAGGGCCTTCAAAAATCTGACAACAAAACAGGATATTTTGGTACTGAATTAAGTTACAGTATTGATTCATTAAATTTACTATCCGGTCAGTTCAACCTCAATGGAGGGAGATCTTCAGGCTTCATATCTCAGTCTTCAGAACTAAGTAGTGGAGCTGAACTTTTGCAAGGGTATGACCTGTTAAATTACAATAAAGGAAAAAATTATGGGGTTGATGCTGCAATTAACTACCAGATCGGTTCTAAAAAAATAAAGGATCAACTTTTAACCTTTTCTTATCAATATTCAAACAATGCGGCTAAACGTAATGGAGATATTGACCTATCAAATTTAATTAATTATGATCAAAAGGATTACAAGCAGTATGATCATCAGCAATTCCATGAAAATACTTTTCAATTGGATTTTACAACTACTGTGAAGAGAGTTAATATTGAAGCCGGGCTTAAATCCATATTACGATCCAGCAGTAGTGATTTTGATTACAATACTTTTAATGATTTGAATGGTCAATTTGAATCGGATCCCGAATTTTCTAACAGATATACCAATTCTCAGAACGTTTTTAGTGCATATAATTCATATCGGTATGCTTTAAAAGCATGGAGTATTATTGCCGGAATACGCGTTGAGCAAACGGTAATAAGAGGAGATTTTGTAAATGATGCTACAGTAGCTAATCAGAATTATTTTAATGCATTTCCCTCAATAGCAATTAATAAGAATTTTAAAGATCAGAGTAGTTTGAGCTTTGGCTTCTCCCAGCGCATCAGAAGGCCAAGTATAAAGAGATTAAACCCTTATATAGACCGTTCCAATCCACTTTTTGAATCGACAGGTAATCCTAATCTCCGACCAGTACTGCTAAATGATATTCAGGCTAACTATGGTAATAACAAAAAGCTTTCGATAAATGTAGGATTGAACTACTCATTCATGAATAATCTGGATTTACAGGTGGTGAATTTTGATCCGATTACCCAAATCACAAGAACTACTTATGAAAATACTGGTGAGTCTAGTAGTCTTGGAGCTAATCTGTCCATTTCATATCCGATCAGCAATACTTATAAGGTTGGACTGAATGGAAATGCGATGTATTTATGGCTGGCAGGAAATCCTGATGGGATTAGTGTAACTAACGATTTGTTGATGTATTCTCTTTCTATTTCGAATTCATTTGACTTGAATCAGGGCTGGCGTTTAAATGCTACTTTGAATGGAATGAGTAATAGCCCTACCGGTTTACAAGGTACAACTAATGGCTACGTTAGTACAAGTTTTAGCATAAGTAAGGAGTTAATTACTAATAAACTATCATTAGGTGCGCGTTTTAATAATCCATTTGTTAAGTATAGGAATAACAATTCTACAAGTTTCGGCAAGGAATTTAGCCAGTCCTATACCTCAAGAGATTATTTTCAAAACTGTGCTTTTAGTTTAAACTATAATTTTGGAAGACTAAAAGGAGGTGTAAATAAAACCAGAAGAAACATAACGAACAATGATATTGCGAACTAA